In Dyadobacter sp. NIV53, a single window of DNA contains:
- a CDS encoding copper homeostasis protein CutC translates to MTIEVCAYSLESCINAQAGGAGRIELCGGLGEGGTTPSAGLIELVREHIQIQLYVMIRPRGGDFVYDVFEEEIMRKDIALAKKLGADGVVLGILHADGQVNIERTKALVDFAYPLKVTFHRAFDLTPDPVKALKAVIETGAERILTSGQKPSAIQGKELLAKLSKEAGQLIEIMAGGGVNHTNAAVLKEAGVHALHLTAKAFRPGRQKFFPSDISMAGEIPDERSVLYSDLDLIEAIVQTVSV, encoded by the coding sequence ATGACTATTGAAGTTTGTGCCTATTCTCTGGAGTCCTGTATCAATGCACAGGCCGGTGGCGCGGGAAGAATTGAATTATGCGGCGGATTAGGTGAAGGCGGAACAACCCCAAGTGCAGGACTTATTGAATTGGTTCGTGAGCACATCCAGATTCAACTTTACGTAATGATAAGGCCACGCGGAGGTGATTTTGTATATGACGTGTTTGAGGAGGAAATCATGAGGAAAGATATTGCTCTTGCAAAAAAACTGGGAGCTGATGGTGTAGTACTTGGTATTCTTCATGCTGACGGACAAGTAAATATTGAGCGGACAAAAGCATTGGTTGATTTCGCATATCCTTTAAAAGTAACATTTCACCGTGCATTTGACCTTACGCCGGATCCTGTAAAAGCGCTCAAAGCTGTCATTGAAACAGGTGCTGAAAGGATATTAACATCAGGCCAGAAACCTTCTGCGATACAGGGAAAAGAACTTTTGGCTAAATTATCAAAAGAAGCCGGCCAGTTAATAGAAATCATGGCAGGAGGCGGAGTAAACCATACCAATGCCGCAGTATTAAAAGAAGCAGGGGTACATGCCTTGCATCTTACTGCAAAAGCATTCCGACCCGGCCGGCAAAAGTTTTTTCCTTCAGATATTTCTATGGCTGGCGAAATACCTGACGAACGTTCCGTACTTTACAGTGACCTTGATCTGATAGAAGCAATTGTTCAGACAGTTTCCGTCTGA
- a CDS encoding penicillin acylase family protein: MKVFKAFISLAFSISFVYVLNRSWGRIPALGSFISPFVGFWQNGDRPVDPKEEVILKLDGLKNEVIIRFDDTGVPHIFAKNDFDLFFAQGYITAKDRLWQMDLQVRAASGRLSEVLGSATLTLDQKSRRLGMGYGAEANLKVAMSDNRSREVLLGYSAGVNAYISQLTPKAFPVEYKLLGYRPEPWKPINTMYMLEQMTLTLAGRSNDLNITNVLKKYGQEVVNQLFPDYPMLRESPIIPVGTKWDFQPLPLPVKGTLSQAKDSSLIKLKGVSQPQFPAKKILKLPKRDPKIEGLGSNNWAISAEKSITGYPILANDPHLELTLPSIWYQVQLHSPDMNVYGVSLPGIPSVIIGFNQNVAWGVTNVDADVFDLYKIKFRDSTRAYYWHDNKWKATRKREELIYVKGQLKPIKEEIIYTHHGPVTDADDSEKIPDLAVKWIGHEAGNSFLTFYELNKARNYEDYRKALKYYVGPGQNFVFADNGKNIAMTVNGKFPLKYKDQGKFLLDGSNPDDDWHGWIPAEQNPYVKNPPRGFVSSANQSSTDTTYPYYINWMFAQSERGVRINERLAAMTKANADSLRMLQNDNFSVLGRTILPKLLSILDSASLNTAQKDAETALSGWNYQNSPESIAASIFETWMPLLQKAIWEDEFNSNSVALEFPSRDRTLFMILYQPNEKWFDNINTVKKETLHDIVAESFKETVDTITAGHGFMSPDWQWSQVKGTEIRHLSRRLKPFNAPLLKTGGGSSIVNAITKRHGPSWRMVVQLGASPKAYGIYPGGQSGNPGSPYYLNLLEKWEKGQLNELIYLTFPDQQNPHLTSKITLKSN, translated from the coding sequence ATGAAAGTTTTTAAGGCATTTATATCACTTGCTTTCTCTATTAGTTTTGTGTACGTCCTGAACAGATCCTGGGGCCGGATTCCGGCACTTGGTTCCTTTATTAGCCCTTTTGTCGGATTCTGGCAAAACGGAGACAGGCCGGTAGATCCTAAAGAAGAAGTGATCCTAAAACTAGACGGCCTTAAAAATGAGGTTATCATCAGGTTCGATGATACCGGCGTACCGCATATTTTTGCAAAGAATGACTTCGATTTATTTTTTGCGCAGGGTTATATTACAGCAAAGGACAGATTATGGCAAATGGATCTGCAGGTGCGTGCTGCCTCGGGCCGGCTCTCAGAAGTGCTTGGTTCTGCTACCTTAACGTTAGACCAGAAAAGCCGTCGGCTGGGAATGGGTTATGGAGCAGAGGCAAACTTAAAGGTTGCTATGAGCGACAACCGCTCGCGTGAAGTATTGCTTGGTTATTCAGCAGGAGTAAATGCGTATATCAGTCAGCTTACTCCGAAAGCTTTTCCGGTGGAATACAAATTATTGGGATACAGGCCTGAGCCATGGAAACCAATTAATACCATGTATATGCTGGAGCAAATGACTCTTACTCTCGCAGGACGATCTAATGACCTGAATATAACAAATGTCCTGAAAAAATACGGGCAGGAAGTTGTAAACCAATTATTCCCTGATTATCCTATGTTAAGGGAAAGCCCGATCATTCCGGTAGGTACAAAGTGGGATTTCCAGCCATTGCCACTACCAGTTAAAGGTACATTATCACAAGCCAAAGATTCATCTTTAATAAAACTAAAAGGAGTAAGCCAGCCACAATTCCCAGCCAAAAAAATACTAAAATTACCCAAAAGAGATCCTAAAATTGAGGGCTTAGGAAGTAATAACTGGGCAATTTCAGCTGAAAAATCGATTACCGGGTATCCCATCCTGGCCAACGACCCTCATTTGGAATTAACCTTACCTTCGATCTGGTACCAGGTTCAATTGCATTCTCCTGATATGAATGTTTATGGCGTTTCATTACCTGGTATTCCGAGTGTGATTATCGGTTTCAATCAGAACGTAGCCTGGGGCGTAACCAATGTTGATGCAGATGTTTTTGATTTATATAAAATAAAGTTCAGGGATAGTACCAGAGCTTATTACTGGCATGATAACAAATGGAAAGCAACACGTAAACGCGAAGAGCTTATTTATGTAAAAGGCCAGTTGAAACCTATAAAGGAAGAAATTATTTATACGCATCATGGCCCTGTTACTGATGCTGATGACTCAGAAAAAATACCTGATCTGGCTGTGAAATGGATAGGGCATGAAGCCGGAAACAGCTTTCTGACATTTTATGAACTGAATAAGGCCAGAAACTATGAAGATTACCGAAAGGCTTTAAAATACTATGTCGGGCCTGGACAAAACTTTGTTTTTGCTGATAACGGAAAAAATATCGCTATGACTGTCAATGGAAAATTTCCTTTGAAATATAAAGATCAGGGGAAATTTTTGCTGGACGGCTCAAATCCTGATGACGACTGGCATGGCTGGATACCTGCTGAACAAAATCCATATGTAAAGAATCCACCAAGAGGATTTGTCAGTTCAGCTAACCAGTCTTCTACTGATACAACTTATCCGTATTATATCAACTGGATGTTTGCTCAATCAGAAAGAGGCGTTCGTATTAATGAGCGGCTGGCAGCTATGACTAAAGCAAATGCGGATAGTTTGAGAATGTTACAGAATGACAACTTCAGTGTTCTAGGACGTACGATTTTGCCAAAACTATTATCAATCCTTGACTCTGCTTCGCTTAACACCGCTCAAAAAGATGCCGAAACAGCATTATCTGGTTGGAATTATCAGAATAGTCCTGAATCTATCGCAGCATCTATATTCGAAACCTGGATGCCACTACTGCAAAAAGCAATATGGGAAGATGAGTTTAACTCCAATTCCGTCGCATTGGAATTTCCATCCCGTGACCGTACTTTGTTCATGATCTTGTATCAGCCAAATGAAAAATGGTTTGATAATATAAATACAGTTAAAAAAGAAACCCTGCATGATATTGTTGCAGAAAGTTTTAAAGAAACGGTTGATACCATTACTGCAGGCCATGGATTTATGAGCCCGGACTGGCAATGGTCACAGGTAAAAGGCACCGAAATTCGTCATTTAAGCAGAAGACTAAAACCTTTTAACGCTCCATTGCTCAAAACAGGAGGAGGAAGCAGTATTGTCAATGCTATTACAAAAAGGCATGGGCCTTCATGGCGTATGGTCGTACAATTAGGTGCTTCACCAAAAGCTTATGGCATTTATCCGGGCGGGCAATCCGGAAATCCCGGAAGTCCGTATTATCTGAATTTGCTGGAAAAATGGGAAAAAGGCCAGCTGAATGAATTGATTTATCTAACGTTTCCCGACCAGCAGAACCCTCATCTTACATCAAAAATTACGCTTAAAAGCAATTAA
- a CDS encoding DUF2795 domain-containing protein: MYWTLELASYLEDAPWPATKDELIDFAIRTGAPLEVVENLQELEDDGQPYESIEEIWPDYPTKDDFFFNEDEY; the protein is encoded by the coding sequence ATGTACTGGACACTCGAACTTGCGTCATATCTTGAAGATGCTCCCTGGCCAGCTACCAAAGACGAGCTAATTGACTTTGCAATCAGAACAGGCGCTCCGTTAGAGGTAGTTGAAAACTTACAAGAACTTGAAGATGACGGTCAGCCTTATGAAAGCATTGAGGAAATTTGGCCGGATTATCCGACAAAAGATGACTTCTTTTTTAACGAAGACGAATATTAA
- a CDS encoding OmpH family outer membrane protein codes for MNNNTSLIWNIVLTLAVAVLFFLHFSGKPEAGSVADGGVVAGRRTVYVQVDSLLKNYDFYKETKKELENKNFQLENELNTKGRSLQNEVAFFSKKLRQ; via the coding sequence GTGAATAACAATACTTCGTTGATTTGGAACATCGTGCTTACCCTTGCTGTGGCGGTGTTATTCTTTTTGCATTTTTCAGGAAAACCTGAGGCTGGATCGGTAGCAGATGGTGGAGTTGTAGCCGGACGCCGGACAGTTTATGTACAGGTAGATTCCCTTTTGAAAAATTATGATTTTTATAAAGAAACCAAAAAAGAACTTGAAAATAAAAATTTCCAATTGGAAAATGAGCTGAATACAAAAGGAAGATCATTACAAAATGAAGTTGCTTTTTTCAGCAAAAAGCTCAGACAATGA